The sequence CCCACTGCGCGTGGGGGGAGAAGAATGGAACACTTAAAAGCCATAGAACCTTTTCTGTAAAATCTTCAAAAACACATATGCAGCTGCAAATGGCTCCCTGTCACAGCTGGGGAGCGCGTTCTACAGCAGGCGCTCGAAGGTCTTTCTGAAACCACGTGaggcgtttctctctctccgccatTTCTTTCGAAACACGGATTGAAATTGGCCGGAATTTTCCCCTCCCACACTGGCGAGAACACCCCTCTTTCCTGCCTAAATGAAAAGAGAGTAACAGGGGTCATGTCTGGTCGCCTCCCCAGAGAGAAGGCCCAGGCTGCGCGTCTTGTCTAGATCCTCCACCGGCCAGCCCGCCCGCCTGCCTACCGTCCCTATAGCAACAGCTATGAACGCTGCTGGCGCAGGGGCCTCCAAACAGATGCACATAATCAACGTGATTATATAGATATGTCAACCCTGTCACCTTCCAGTTCATTAAGCCAGACTCCCAGCTTCAGATCTGACCATGGCGGGAGAATAAAACACTGGACTGGAGAATGGGTGTGAAGCAGTATTTGGGCTTTACTCAAGGAAATAAAATGGtgtgagagtgggaggagagagataatgcgttctgcagaggaCAAGTCTGAATGGCTGCTCTCAGAGCTTGCCATTCATTAAAGTTTGGTTGCTTTCCGTAACAGTAAAACAAAGAAAGAACCCTAAAATGTTACCACACATCATAATGTTTTAAGTCCAAGTCATAAAACGAGGCATTATTTCAATGATACGGAAAATGTATTGCAGTGTTTTGTCTAGCCACAGAACGGTGAGGTTTGTGTGAAGGCGTCGGTTGGGACTGGCTTCCACATCTTCAGGAACAGGAGCAGATCCGTCACTGAGGCACACGACACAGGGCTGCCCCACCCTAAATCGAATGGTCTTTGTGGGTTTTGACTGGATGCGGATGTCAAATAATATCACCAATTAATCATGTCAGCTCTCAGACGAGCGCTCCACAGGCCCCAGTCTAGCGGTGACTGAGAccagagggaagaaagagactGAAGTACGTTTCAAAGCACCTTATATCACAGTCATACCATAGATGGATTCTTTACTGGCTTTTACACAAACATTTTTTATATCTGTAATCCAAAAATCTTTAATATAATCTTTTTGGTATTGTTCCTAAAAAGATCAAAGGGATGTATATAGCAGCACATTAAATAGGTACCTGGTGACTAAACACATGAACAAAATCCCCTTTTTCTGTTCTCGGTGTCTGAGTCTGGTTGTTCAGCAGCTTCAGGGTAATTATGACTGATCATGAGACAGCCCACATGAGCTTTGGGGACAGAGGTGTCAGAGCGATGTCAGTGGCTAGACACACCAGTCATACATGACCTCTTTGGTCTAATAGAGAACCGAAAATAAAAGGGGGCCGTTTTTTATCATCATTGATCTCCAACGGTACAAGACAATGTGAGAAAAGTAGAGGCTGGGattaaaaaatgaataaaatgaagCACATCAAATGTAAGAATCAAATGCACTTTACTTACTGATGAATTAAAAGGTCAAACTAATGTTTTTAATTTAAAGGATTCCATTTCTGTTTGATCTAAGACACACAAGAATCAAACGTTTTACTAAAAACTAAAAAGATCACACCATGCATTCAAACTTTCTCTCGACCTGGATCGTCACACCAACCTCACAACATGACATTACTGAAATGACAACAAATCCCACTCATGTTCCACAAAGGAACCCCCCAATTTACAATACAGATATAATCCTCAAACATTTCAAATAAAGAAGTCATTAGTGGCAatgggaaataaataaataaatacaaaacacaccGTTGACACAAACGTGAAAGCAAGACTTGTTTTAGAATGACACCTAATTTTAACATGATTGTTTGGCAGCAAATAAAAATGGCTTTCTAACTAAATGTTAACAAAACCATACAGTAACTAGGGCTCATTTGAGAACGAAAGATGGTTCGAAAATCCTGTCAGGCCAAAACCACATAAAGCGGCCTAAGCTACAACTGCAGTTTCTACTCAAGTCTAAAAACCCCAAAACACTGCAAGAAAATTGATATTTTAGCATCGACTCATAATCCCTGAGTTCCCAGGCACTTAAAAATTCTTTAACTGAACGCTTTCAACACGTAAATCCCATAACTCCTTATCAGTGCTTTGGAGTCAGATGAGTATAAATGATGCAGGACTGTGAGGAGGTCAGGACTCGGTTAAATCGATGTGTGAACATCTTTCTCGACAGACTGGAGCTCAGCTCCACTCGCTTCACTACAATCAGGGCAGAGAACAAAAGATACAATAATACACCAAAAACAAGGCATTAAGGACTCCTTTGTCTGacgagagaaaaacaaacacaaacttctTCTAAATGAAAGGCTGAATTGAGTACTGGATGAGAATAGAGGTGCCCTTCTTTAGAGCGACGTCTTATCTGCAGCAttcagtgttgtgtgtttaaACTGAAAAGGTTAACACTGGTGTTTAAGTTTCCTGAGGCACCGTCTAACAGGAGACCAGTCCCCAGTGCAAGTCACAGCGCTCCAATAATGACCAGCTACAGGTAGACACCCTGCTCCCCTGGTCAAGATGAAACCGACCATCAGGGCCTACAGGGGAAAACGGGTGCAAACCAGGTTGGAAAGAGCAAAGTAATGAAGGTCACCTCTCTGCTCACAGAACCGAGAGACGCCCTCATCCGATTCACCCACGCCGCCTCGTGTCTCTTCCGGTTTGAACTTCGACCTGCGTGTGCCGTTTGAAATCTGTCCAGGCCCTGTGCTGGTTGGTgaggtttttttcttcttccaagaGACTTAAGCAGCTGGCTccacctgtcctcctgtcctcctccgccTCACCCCTCAGTTCTGCATGAGGTACTGGTGGAAGTAGATGCCGAAGAGGCTGCTGATGACCTGGCATGCAGCCACCCACCAGGTGAGGAAGGCGAAGATGCCCCTGAAGAAGATGGGCGTGAGGAGCGCGCGCAGCGCCCCGAAAGCCTCGGTCAGGTGGGCCACGGtggcctgcacctcctcctccatgtcctccacgccctcctcgtcctcctccaggcccggCAGCACGGGCGAGGGGGCGGGGATCACGACGGCGGGGGTCACCCCGGGGACGTCCTCACCCAGGCCCCAGGAGAAGtcgcctgaggagaggagaccacacacacacacacacacagagagaacgaCGGAAACACTAGTTTAATGACCAGGGTAGAAAGCTGTGGGTCATTTCCATGCGTGACTGAGCATCGGTCGATTTTCCAAGGCTATACGGACAGACAGTATTTCTGGATTATTAACTTGGGGTTTTGGAGAGATGGGTAAGCTGGCTTCTTTGAGAAAGTGGTTTTGTGAATTACAGGCTGTAGGGAtgtcttgtgagtgtgtgtgtgtgtgtgtgtgtgtgtgtgtgtgtgtgtgtgtgtgtgtctgacctagAGCCTTGAGGGCCAGTGTGGAGAAGAGGACCAGCAGAATGGGCACCAGGTACTGCAGGGTGACCACGGTCAGGTAACAGAATACCCGAGTCACCTGGAGGGAAAACAACAGACGCTTCCCTGAGTCAGAAAACATCAAAATAACTTAAACTTAACTTCTTTGAACTTTCTGTTGAGCTGCTCTGCTTGGATTTGTACCCCGGAGAGACGCAGCCATCAGCAACTCACAAAGTTTGCACTCGGTGACAGAAATCAGCTAAAAGATTAAGTCATGTTCCGGACCTTTCTCTGGATGTCGATGGCGGCGATGCGGCCCGCCTCCTTCTTCATCTGCTCCACCCACTTCTGGGAGATGTTGAGGTAGGCCTGCAGGTGGTAGCGTGTGAGGGCCAGCCTCAACACGCACAGCACCACCACCGTCCAGAGACGCACAGAGTCAAAGGCAGCGCTGGGGAtgctgagatacacacacagacacacacacggggaagagggaggggatgttAAGACGATGTTGTTTACAACTGGAGGCAACAGGTAATTGGGGATCAGAGACAGAGCCCACTCACAGGGTGACTGAGGTCTTCCCCATGGGGGCGTTTGCCAGGAAGTCACGACAGATTGGTTTGATCCACAGGACCACTACGACGACCGGAGCCAGAAAGCCAGTGTGCAGCAGAATCCTTCATGACGCAGGAAACACCATGTCAGTAATCAACAGTAAACGCTGAAGACACAAGCTAGGGCATCACAATGGTATCTCAGTAACATTGTAACCTGCCACATATCATTATttccaattattattattattataagtgATCTTACTGGATGAGGGGGCGATCAGAGTTAATCTGGATGGCATCCAGGTGGGTCTGAGCCAATCGCAGTCCGGGGAAGGCCAGCAGTGCACCAATAAAAGCACAGATGGCAGCCAAACCAAACTTCAGCGTCAGCTTAGTCACTGGGATTCTGAGTGGGAGTCAAAACCAATCCGTTTTAGAAGACATGCCAGCCACATCTTTCTATAAAAGGCATTAAATCAATTAAAGGCTATGTATAAGGTCCAAAAGATAAGTATTCCGAAAAGCAATTAATAAAATTCTGAAAGGCAACTTACGACCACTCGGCGTAGCCCTGCTGTTTGGCGAAGACCTCCAGGTTGTCGAAGAGGCTGGTGAACCCAGGCTCCAGACCGAACTCCAGGTAGTCCTCTCggaccaccagcaccagcatGGCCACCAGCAGGGACAGGAAGCCAAAGGCCAGGCACACGGAGCGCTCGCCCCCCTCGTCGGACCGGAAGTAGTGGCTCATCAGGGTGTGGAGGGTCttcctgggggggtgggggttaaggAGAAGGGACTGCCGTTCTGGTGGAATCAGGTGAGGTCGAGTCACCAGCTGCCCTCCTAAAGAACGAGAGCGCTGACAGCATAT is a genomic window of Osmerus mordax isolate fOsmMor3 chromosome 26, fOsmMor3.pri, whole genome shotgun sequence containing:
- the tmem161a gene encoding transmembrane protein 161A, which gives rise to MALMGIQLVVSLLAASIMQRMAPHCSFARWLLCNGSLFRFKHPSEGELCALAGKQMPKPNRRDRRQNGENKPLTVPKDIDLHLETAPVNVLDALVLRFFLEYQWLIDFAVYATGVYLFTEGYYCMVDGSKEVNIGVIWCVLTIFFCLKTLHTLMSHYFRSDEGGERSVCLAFGFLSLLVAMLVLVVREDYLEFGLEPGFTSLFDNLEVFAKQQGYAEWSIPVTKLTLKFGLAAICAFIGALLAFPGLRLAQTHLDAIQINSDRPLIQILLHTGFLAPVVVVVLWIKPICRDFLANAPMGKTSVTLIPSAAFDSVRLWTVVVLCVLRLALTRYHLQAYLNISQKWVEQMKKEAGRIAAIDIQRKVTRVFCYLTVVTLQYLVPILLVLFSTLALKALGDFSWGLGEDVPGVTPAVVIPAPSPVLPGLEEDEEGVEDMEEEVQATVAHLTEAFGALRALLTPIFFRGIFAFLTWWVAACQVISSLFGIYFHQYLMQN